One Pogoniulus pusillus isolate bPogPus1 chromosome 22, bPogPus1.pri, whole genome shotgun sequence DNA segment encodes these proteins:
- the LOC135185419 gene encoding protocadherin beta-16-like yields MLASWKDTVWLLWRGMAWNGRRSGGSPRQVIVFLLCVCVWQSAAESLRYSLAEEMERDSLVGNIAQDLGLAPSQLAARKARVVSEGSQQLFRLNPSSGVLTAKESLDREEICPQRETCTLFFKVFLDNPLELIRGEVELLDVNDNSPVFPQEEMVLEISEMTSPGSRFPIESARDKDPGSNGLQNYSLESNMHFSLAFGNGKGGGKYPELVLEKQLDREEQPVLNLLLTATDGGSPPKSGMAHIRIVVLDANDNTPTFSRETYEVRLEENSSPGQIVARIEATDPDEGSYGKVQYAFTQTLEGSQQLFDLNPDTGEIRLAGKLDFEDVQKHEMMVKATDGGGLYTNCKVQVQIMDVNDNPPEIALTSHTASIPEDAPPRTVVALFSVRDRDSGDNGRTECTIDGDLPFTLTPTFDNYYELRTSAALDRETTAEYNISIRATDWGQRRLSALESLWVQVGDVNDNAPAFSQELYSLWLTENNRPMVRIGRVQASDADAGSNARVQYALVRGEGAEQPALSVNAESGEVYVVRALDYERLRALEVRVRATDGGWPALSAQAVLRVLVRDENDNAPVVLHPGGESGAGAGELVPRWAPAGYLVAKVVAVDADAGQNAWLSYELAKATEPGLFRLGPHSGELRTARAVAERDAPRHSLVVLVRDRGQPPRSASATLAVALLRDFSDAHASLAHDPPPHEPDHTLTLYLIACLACVSALCLATGLAALLTKLRRDRRKRAEPLPTFPTAVADSDAGSLPRSLVYDVCLATGTLSSDFHFLGPLLPCFSAGLHPSNAAQRSSVISQDVANVGEEGDSVAQGKKD; encoded by the exons ATGCTGGCAAGCTGGAAGGACACTGTCTGGCTTTTGTGGAGAGGAATGGCGTGGAACGGGAGACGGAGCGGAGGCAGCCCCAGGCAAGTGATCGTCTTCCTTCTGTGCGTTTGCGTGTGGCAGAGCGCGGCCGAAAGCCTCCGCTATTCTCTGgcggaggagatggagagggactcGTTGGTGGGCAATATCGCGCAGGACCTGGGGCTTGCTCCGAGCCAGCTGGCGGCTCGCAAGGCGCGCGTTGTGTCCGAGGGGAGCCAGCAGCTTTTCCGCCTGAACCCGAGCAGCGGAGTGCTGACGGCCAAGGAGTCTCTGGACCGAGAGGAGATCTGTCCAcagagagagacctgcacaCTCTTCTTTAAGGTGTTTCTTGACAACCCGTTGGAGCTGATCCGAGGGGAAGTGGAGCTTCTTGACGTGAATGACAATTCCCCTGTGTTCCCACAGGAGGAAATGGTTTTAGAGATTTCCGAAATGACCTCTCCAGGGTCCCGTTTCCCTATTGAAAGTGCCCGTGACAAGGACCCGGGCAGCAACGGCTTGCAGAATTACAGCCTCGAATCGAATATGCATTTCTCCCTAGCTTTCGGAAacgggaaaggaggaggaaaatatCCAGAGCTTGTCCTAGAGAAGCAACTGGACCGAGAAGAGCAACCAGTGCTGAATTTACTTCTGACAGCCACCGACGGAGGATCCCCACCCAAGTCAGGCATGGCTCACATCCGGATCGTAGTGCTAGATGCCAATGACAACACCCCGACGTTCAGTCGAGAGACTTACGAAGTGCGTTTGGAAGAGAACAGCTCCCCGGGGCAGATCGTGGCCAGAATCGAGGCCACAGATCCTGACGAAGGGTCCTACGGTAAAGTGCAGTACGCGTTCACCCAAACACTGGAGGGATCTCAGCAGCTCTTCGACCTGAATCCTGATACAGGAGAGATTCGGTTAGCAGGAAAACTGGACTTCGAGGATGTACAAAAGCACGAGATGATGGTGAAAGCCACCGACGGCGGAGGGTTGTATACTAACTGCAAAGTGCAGGTGCAGATCATGGACGTAAATGACAACCCCCCAGAGATAGCGCTGACCTCACACACTGCCTCTATTCCCGAGGACGCTCCCCCACGCACTGTGGTGGCACTCTTCAGCGTGCGAGACCGGGACTCAGGTGACAACGGTAGGACGGAGTGCACCATCGATGGGGACCTACCCTTTACCCTCACTCCCACATTCGATAATTACTACGAGCTGAGAACCAGCGCGGCACTGGACAGGGAGACGACGGCGGAGTACAACATCAGCATCCGAGCGACGGACTGGGGCCAGCGGCGCCTGAGCGCCCTTGAAAGCCTGTGGGTGCAGGTGGGGGACGTGAACGACAACGCCCCCGCCTTCAGCCAGGAGCTGTACAGCCTGTGGCTGACGGAGAACAACAGGCCGATGGTGCGCATCGGGCGCGTGCAGGCGAGCGACGCGGACGCGGGCAGCAACGCGCGCGTGCAGTACGCGCTGGTGCGCGGGGAGGGCGCGGAGCAGCCCGCGCTGTCGGTGAACGCGGAGAGCGGCGAGGTGTACGTGGTGCGGGCGCTGGACTACGAGCGGCTGCGCGCCTTGGAGGTGCGGGTGCGCGCCACGGACGGCGGCTGGCCGGCGCTGAGCGCGCAGGCGGTGCTGCGCGTGCTGGTGCGCGACGAGAACGACAACGCGCCGGTGGTGCTGCACCCGGGCGGCGAGAGCGGCGCGGGCGCGGGCGAGCTGGTGCCGCGCTGGGCGCCGGCGGGCTACCTGGTGGCCAAGGTGGTGGCGGTGGACGCGGACGCGGGCCAGAACGCCTGGCTGTCGTACGAGCTGGCCAAGGCCACGGAGCCGGGGCTCTTCCGCCTCGGGCCGCACAGCGGCGAGCTGCGCACGGCCAGGGCCGTGGCCGAGCGCGACGCGCCCCGACACAGCCTCGTCGTGCTCGTGCGAGACCGCGGCCAGCCGCCGCGCTCGGCCAGCGCCACCCTCGCCGTCGCCCTGCTCCGCGACTTCTCCGACGCCCACGCAAGCCTCGCCCACGACCCGCCGCCCCACGAGCCCGACCACACGCTCACGCTCTACCTCATCGCCTGCCTGGCCTGCGTCTCCGCGCTCTGCCTGGCCACCGGCCTGGCCGCGCTGCTCACGAAGCTGCGGCGGGACCGGCGCAAGCGCGCCGAGCCCTTGCCCACCTTCCCGACGGCTGTGGCCGACAGCGACGCAGGCTCCCTTCCCCGCAGCCTGGTGTACGACGTCTGCTTGGCCACCGGCACCCTGAGCAGCGACTTTCACTTCCTGGggcctctcttgccctgcttctCGGCCGGCCTGCACCCCAGCAATGCCGCTCAGCGGAGCTCGGTAATCTCTCAAGATGTTGCGAACGTCGGAGAAGAAGGCGACTCAGTTGCACAG GGCAAG AAGGACTAA